The Cydia amplana chromosome 19, ilCydAmpl1.1, whole genome shotgun sequence genome includes a window with the following:
- the LOC134656758 gene encoding luciferin 4-monooxygenase-like produces the protein MYPSRRVNDSVHWFMNELTSRVVAESGKPSDRHHLGKILLRSLKDYPDFVLQIDGATGESETNGSILKRTVRCAIALKSRGLRRGDVITLMAPNHIDLAIPFYAALYLGVIVSPVDRTLGVNELQRSFEVTRPKMVFCQSDRAPDVQLALSGTESDAFIVTFDTADRLSFPEFLGKYGGKSLFDEFQPTDFDPEDTIALLLATSGSTGLPKSAAATHKNLAITAPYDWIRHTKFPSPTKMVFVISPLQWLTAIAMFLASPVMRITRLQSSQTLTQKHTYELINNYKPTFKIVSPTFLTTLLTPDGREDCDFSCFETIVIGGSAVTADLIQEIKRKAPRTEVLNGYGMSEITSLVFINEGLNPGSATVGKPMGCLQYRLIDVDTQEDIYEPYKNGELWVKGPGIIREYYRNPEATAEAFTEDRWFKTGDMFYRDESYNFFYVERIKLLLKYMNHQISPVELERTIRRHPGVLDVAVTGIPDKRGELPVACVVRRPGHDVSAEEIKQLVKENLAETKQLRGGVIFLDAIPQTASTKIHRRKLKEIAIQMLTN, from the exons ATGTATCCGTCAAGAAGAGTGAATGACTCCGTGCACTGGTTCATGAACGAGCTGACGTCTCGGGTGGTCGCGGAGTCGGGGAAACCTTCCGACAGACACCATCTCGGGAAAATCCTGCTGCGGAGCCTGAAAGATTATCCGGATTTCGTTTTACAG ATAGACGGGGCGACGGGTGAATCAGAAACCAATGGATCAATCCTTAAGAGGACAGTTCGCTGCGCCATCGCCCTCAAGAGCCGGGGTCTCCGGCGCGGTGACGTCATCACCCTCATGGCTCCGAACCACATCGACCTGGCCATACCGTTCTACGCGGCGCTCTATCTGGGAGTGATTGTGTCTCCTGTTGACAGGACTTTGGGTGTCA atGAACTCCAGCGAAGTTTCGAAGTGACTAGACCCAAGATGGTCTTCTGCCAAAGCGACCGGGCCCCTGACGTGCAGCTAGCTCTGAGCGGAACAGAGTCGGATGCCTTCATAGTCACCTTCGATACAGCCGACCGGCTCAGCTTCCCTGAATTCTTGGGGAAGTATGGGGGTAAAAGCCTTTTCGACGAATTCCA GCCAACAGATTTCGACCCAGAAGACACCATTGCCCTCCTACTAGCCACCAGCGGATCGACCGGACTGCCCAAAAGTGCTGCCGCCACTCATAAGAATTTAGCAATCACAGCACCATACGATTG GATCCGTCATACGAAGTTCCCAAGCCCTACCAAGATGGTATTCGTCATATCACCCCTACAATGGCTCACTGCGATAGCAATGTTCCTGGCGTCTCCGGTCATGCGAATTACCAGGCTGCAGTCATCGCAGACTTTAACGCAGAAGCACACGTATGAGCTTATCAACAATtataag CCAACCTTCAAGATAGTCAGTCCGACGTTTTTGACCACGCTTCTAACACCGGACGGTCGTGAGGACTGCGATTTCAGCTGTTTCGAGACAATCGTTATAGGAGGCAGCGCGGTTACAGCCGACCTGATACAGGAGATTAAG AGAAAAGCTCCGCGCACAGAGGTACTGAACGGATATGGAATGAGTGAGATCACGTCTTTGGTGTTTATAAATGAAGGTTTGAACCCCGGCTCTGCCACCGTTGGGAAACCTATGGGCTGTTTGCAGTACAGG TTGATAGATGTGGACACCCAAGAGGACATATACGAGCCATACAAGAACGGGGAGCTATGGGTCAAAGGCCCTGGTATAATAAGGGAGTACTACAGAAACCCAGAGGCGACAGCGGAGGCTTTTACCGAAGACCGCTGGTTCAAAACCGGCGACATGTTCTACAGGGATGAAAGTTATAACTTTTTCTATGTGGAGCGAATTAAACTACTGCTGAAGTATATGAATCATCAA ATCTCCCCAGTGGAACTAGAGAGAACAATCCGACGGCACCCAGGAGTTCTAGACGTGGCCGTGACCGGTATACCGGACAAGCGCGGGGAGCTACCGGTCGCTTGTGTGGTGCGGCGGCCAGGGCATGACGTCAGTGCCGAGGAGATCAAACAGCTGGTCAAAG aaaattTGGCAGAAACAAAACAACTGAGGGGAGGCGTGATATTCCTGGACGCAATACCACAAACGGCATCCACGAAGATCCATCGGAGGAAGCTCAAGGAGATTGCTATACAAATGCTAACTAATTAA
- the LOC134657124 gene encoding luciferin 4-monooxygenase-like, translating to MGELTSRVVAESGKPSDRHHLGKILLQSLKDDADFVSQIDGGTGESETNVKVLARTVRCAIALKSRGLRRGDVITLMAPNHIDLAIPFYAALYLGVIVSPIDMTLGVNELQSNFEVSRPKVVFCQSARAQDVQQALKKIELDPFIITFDKGGPCSFIEFLEKYGSQSSVEKFKPTDFDPEATIAILIATSGTTGLPKCAAATQKNFAVTGPYVWTRYTKFPTPTKMVLIASPVQWMTAQVMILMSPVIRFTRLQSSQSLTQRHTYDLINTYKPTYTVFSPTFMTTLLILEGAEQCDFSCFETITMGGGKVSAELVGEVKKLTPNTEVLIGYAISEASTMVFVNDATNDRNPILGSVGKPIGCWQYRLIDVQTQEDISEAYKNGEIWLKGPGIVKGYYENPKATAEAFTKDGWFKTGDMVYRDENYNFFFVERIKMLLKYMNHQISPLELEATIRQHPGVLDVAVTGIPDKRGELPVACVVRRPGHDVSAEEIKQLVKENLSDSKQLRGGVLFLDAIPQTATTKVHRRKLKEIALNMIADQ from the exons ATGGGCGAGCTGACGTCCCGGGTGGTCGCGGAGTCGGGGAAACCTTCCGACAGACACCATCTCGGGAAAATCCTTCTGCAAAGCCTTAAGGATGATGCGGATTTCGTTTCGCAG ATCGACGGTGGGACCGGCGAATCAGAAACCAATGTTAAAGTCCTCGCGAGGACAGTTCGCTGCGCCATCGCCCTCAAGAGCCGGGGTCTCCGGCGCGGTGACGTCATCACCCTCATGGCTCCGAACCACATCGACCTGGCCATACCGTTCTACGCGGCGCTTTACCTAGGAGTCATTGTGTCACCTATTGACATGACCTTGGGTGTTA ACGAACTCCAAAGCAACTTTGAAGTGTCCAGACCTAAGGTGGTGTTCTGCCAGAGTGCGCGGGCCCAAGACGTTCAGCAAGCTCTAAAAAAAATCGAGTTAGATCCCTTCATAATAACCTTCGATAAGGGTGGCCCGTGCAGTTTCATCGAATTTTTGGAGAAATATGGAAGTCAAAGTTCTGTTGAAAAGTTCAA ACCAACGGACTTCGATCCTGAAGCTACAATCGCCATCCTGATCGCTACCAGCGGGACCACCGGGTTACCTAAATGTGCTGCCGCCACTCAGAAGAATTTCGCTGTCACCGGACCGTACGTATG GACTCGGTACACCAAGTTCCCAACTCCAACTAAGATGGTACTGATAGCATCACCAGTGCAATGGATGACGGCGCAAGTGATGATTCTGATGTCTCCTGTAATCCGTTTTACCAGACTGCAATCGTCTCAATCTTTAACGCAGCGACACACGTATGATCTTATCAACACTTATAAG CCAACCTATACTGTATTTAGTCCAACGTTCATGACCACGTTGCTGATACTAGAAGGAGCAGAACAGTGCGATTTCAGCTGTTTTGAGACCATCACTATGGGAGGAGGGAAAGTGTCAGCGGAGCTCGTCGGAGAGGTTAAG AAACTAACACCTAACACAGAAGTGTTGATCGGGTATGCAATAAGCGAGGCATCAACAATGGTGTTCGTAAACGACGCGACGAATGACAGAAATCCAATCCTGGGCTCCGTTGGAAAACCCATAGGGTGCTGGCAGTACAGA TTGATAGATGTTCAGACCCAAGAAGACATAAGCGAAGCATACAAAAATGGAGAAATATGGTTGAAAGGTCCTGGAATTGTTAAAGGCTACTATGAAAACCCAAAGGCAACGGCAGAGGCGTTTACCAAAGATGGTTGGTTCAAGACTGGCGATATGGTATACAGGGATGAAAACTACAACTTCTTCTTTGTAGAACGAATTAAAATGCTCCTGAAATATATGAACCATCAG ATCTCGCCACTGGAACTGGAGGCTACAATACGTCAACACCCGGGGGTGTTGGACGTGGCCGTGACCGGTATACCGGACAAGCGCGGGGAGCTACCGGTCGCTTGCGTGGTGCGGCGGCCAGGGCATGACGTCAGTGCCGAGGAGATCAAACAGCTGGTCAAAG AAAATTTATCGGACTCGAAACAGCTAAGGGGAGGCGTACTATTCTTGGACGCGATTCCGCAAACGGCAACCACGAAGGTCCACCGAAGAAAACTCAAGGAGATAGCCTTGAACATGATAGCGGATCAATAA